A single Mastomys coucha isolate ucsf_1 chromosome X, UCSF_Mcou_1, whole genome shotgun sequence DNA region contains:
- the LOC116093854 gene encoding uncharacterized protein LOC116093854 has product MRRRWEMLFYRTVGLGACMQLTWLTEKPRTGSGFEKLATEFAEIPLATMPGSQVSLICSSNRDVFVDEMTGLLTKRGRKWRHRIRPFFGIWRKLGVCAEVRG; this is encoded by the exons ATGCGACGACGCTGGGAAATGCTGTTCTACCGGACCGTGGGGCTAGGTGCATGCATGCAACTCACATGGCTCACGGAAAAGCCAAGAACAGGCAGCGGGTTCGAAAAGCTTGCCACAGAGTTCGCAGAGATTCCTCTTGCCACGATGCCAG gatCGCAAGTGTCCTTAATTTGCTCTTCTAACAGAGACGTGTTTGTTGATGAAATGACCGGCTTGCTGACAAAGAGGGGGCGCAAATGGAGGCACAGAATTAGGCCCTTCTTTGGCATTTGGAGAAAGCTGGG